The Neoarius graeffei isolate fNeoGra1 chromosome 1, fNeoGra1.pri, whole genome shotgun sequence region aaggtactcgtactgttgcccacgtcgagctccaaattgatcgccaagtggcaaggaccctttgaggtcacacggcgagtcggggatgtcgactatgaggtgaggcgaacggacaggggtggggcgctacagatttaccacctcaatctgcttaaactctggaacgaggaggtccccgtggcgttggtgtcggtagttccggagaaggcggagctggggctggaggttcaaaaaggaacattggcatcacgtacctctccggtcccctgtggagaccacctctccctgacccaactcacggaggtcgcccagttgcagaccgagttttcagatgtgttctcgcccctgcccggtcgcactaacctcatagagcaccacatagagacacccccgggggtggtagtgcgtagccgcccttacaggctacccgaacacaaaaaaaaaaggtggttcgggaagaacttcagaccatgctcgaaatgggcatcgtcgaggagtcccacagtgactggagcagcccggtggtcttggtacccaaggccgacgggtcggtccggttctgtgtggactatagaaaagtcaacacggtgtctaaatttgacgcgtacccaatgcctcgtattgatgagctgctcgatcgactcggcactgctcgattttattcgacactggatttgatgaagggatattggcagatccccttgactccactatcccgagaaaaaacggccttttccacaccgtttggtttacactaattcgtcacccttccgtttgggcagtttggggcgcccgcgacatttcagcggctgatggacagagtcctccgccctcacgccatgtatgcggcagcatatttagatgacatcatcatctatagcaatgactggcagcggcacctcgaacatttgagggccgtccttaggtcgctgaggcgagcggggctcacagccaacccaaagaagtgtgcgattgggcgggtggaagtacggtacctgggcttccacttgggcaatgggcaggtgcgtccccaaattaataagacggcagcaattgcggcctgcccgaggcccaagaccaaaaagggggtgagacagttcctggggctggctggctattatcgtaggtttatacctaattatttggacgtcaccagcccgctgactgatctcactaaaaagggggcaccagatccggtccagtggacggagcagtgccagcgggctttctcagaggtaaaggctgcactgtgtggggggccacttctacactcccctgacttttctctcccctttgtgttgcagaccgatgcgtcggacagagggctgggggcggttttgtcccaggaggtggagggggaggaccgccctgtcctgtatatcagcaggaagctgtcggtgcgtgaggggcgctacagcaccattgagaaagagtgtctggccatcaagtgggcggttctcgccctccggtactacctactggggcgccctttcaccctctgttcggaccacgcgcccctccagtggctccaccacatgaaagatgccaacgcgcggatcacccgttggtatctggcgctccaaccctttaatttcaaggtggtccacaggccgggggcgcagatggtcgtggcggacttcctctcccgtcaaggggggggagtcggctgcaggccggacggccgcccggcctgagtcgggcggtgggggtatgtggcagcgggggcgtggtcaagcgccggtctgtgacaggagggcggagtcagggaaggtaagtggcagaatcacgacacctgagaacaattaacctgtgtttgtgtgtgtcttcccagtgaccgcgccctatttaaggagggagagtgagagcagaggggtgatctccggactagacgctggctgtgtgtgtgtgtctaggcaatataacgttgttcactgaaaagtgtggcaataaagccgtcttgcaaacctgatctctgtcctgccgtcctcagtgctccacccacacgtagggagtcttacagtgtCTCTTCCTTGAGCAGCAGAAATTTCATCCAGGGAGTTGGGCAGATCAACAACCACTTTTGTGGAGGCAGCACATATAGCAAGGCGTGGTGTCGTCATGGTGGTATTATCAGCGGACATTGGACTCCGTGACAAGGCATCGGGAACAACATTTAATGTACCCTTTCTGTAATGCACAGTAAAGATGAAGGGCTGGAGTCTCAGTGCCCAGCGTATGAGGCGTGAAGAAGTTTTGGGGGTGTTAAAGACCCAAGACAGGGCTGCATGGTCTGTCACCACTTCAAATTGGACTCCTTCAAGGAAGTGTTGCCATTTCTCCACAGCCCATACAACAGCCAAACACTCTTTTTCAGATGTAGAGTAGTTTCTCTCAGCCCCATTCAATAGGCGGGAAGCAAAGGCAATAGCGTGTTCGCCGTCATCATCGTCCTGTGTCAATACTGCACCTAGCCCAATATCACTAGCATCCGTGGCAACCTTAAAGGACTTCGACAGGTCTGGATGAGCAAGCACCGGGGGAGATTGTAGTGCCTCTTTCAGTCTTTCCCAGCTCCTCTCACAGTCCTTCGTCCACTTCCATTCAACATCCttctttttgagattgtgaagaggGGCGGCCAGATCTGCAaagtttttaatgaatttatgataCCAGCCGGCAAGACCCAGAAACCTCTGGAGCTCTTTGATGTTTTGAGGCCTAGGATAGTCACTGATGGCCTTGAGCTTCTCAGTCAGCTGCAATACCCTGGCTGGACACTTGATGGCCTAAGAACGTCAAGGAGGTCTTGAAGAAATGACATTTCTTCAGGTTGAGGGTCAGTGAGGCTAGATGGAGCTTCTCAAACACCTTCCTCAGATCAGCCAGGTGGGCAGCTTCAGACTTTGAAAAGACAATAATGTCGTCTATGTAAACAAAACAGCATACCCCCTTCAATTCGGCCAGGACTGTCTCCATAAGCCTCTGAAATGTGGCTCCCGAGTTCTTGAGACCGAAAGGCATTGAAAGGAAATGGAAGAGACCATAAGGCATGATGAATGCTGTTTTTTCAACACTGGCCTTGTCCATTGGGACTTGCCAGTATCCTAAGCGTAGATCTAGAGAGCTAAATACAGATGCACCAGAAAAGGACTCAAGGATGTCATGGATCTTCGGCATTGGATAGGCATCAAACAGAGTCTTTTTATTCAGGCGCCTGTAATCGACACAAAATCGCCATTTCCCTTCAGGCTTGGGCACTAGAACAACTGGAGAGGCCCATAGGGAGGAGGAAGGCTCAATAATCCCATCAGCTTCCATCTCCTTCAGTTGCTGCTGGATAATCTCCCTCTTTAGTGGAGACACTCAATAAGATGGACAGCGCAAAGGGACGTCATCGGTCAGCCGGATGGTGTGTTCTACAGCGGTCGTCCTCCCAAGTCTTCCAGAGCAGACGGACGGCCACTTATTCATCAGCTGTAGCAGCTCAGGCCTAGGCTGCTGGGGTAAATCGGACAAGATGCTAAGATGAACAGATGTGTTAGGTGCTGGCTTTCTATGAGGCAGAGCATAATAGAGGTGAACTCTTGCTGGTTCCACTGTACACCATTCATTTCCCCACTCGTTCTGGTCAGGGTGCAGATAGTATGTTATTTTCCCTCCATTTTTTACTTCATAGGTTCCCCGCCTAAAATCCAGGTGCATGCCACTCTTTTGTAAGAAGTCTAGGCCTAAGATAAGAGGGAAAGCCAGATCTTCATCAGATAAGACATACATGGAGTGTGTCCAGTACGTGTTATGGAGGTCAAGGGTACAGTTAACGGTCCCTAAGGCCTTTTTGGCTGTCCCATTGGCCAGGGCAAACTCCTGATCACCACAAGGTGACAGGTTTTCCTGTGGCTTCTTAACCTGCTGCCACAGTTTGTCGCGCATCAGAGAGAAAGTACTCCCTGTGTCCAACAGGGCGGCTCCTTGGAAACCTCTGATAGAGAGATTGACGGCCAGGAGAGACGGTAGATGTTTGGGAGGAGCGTGGGAGTGTGTTTCAGATTTCACAACAATTACTTCAGCTTTTTTTGTCTTTGGTTGTTGTTTAGCTGCTTTCTCATTATTAACTCGTGCCCAATAATTTTTCATTGATGCTAGATCATTCTCGATCATGCTGCCTACTTTCACTAATTCAGCCACTGTGTTCACTGTTCCACGTAGGCCTGAAGCGATTTTTGGATTGGCATTACTGAGAATGCGGCGGACCAATGTAGCCTCATCAATGTCGGGCTTCCATTTCAGACAGAGAGCTCTATAATCGTAAGCAAAGTCCCTAATGGGCTCATTTAGACTCTGGATATGAGTACGCAACCGTTCTTCAATTTCCTGAACAAAATCAGTGGACAAGAATGCTGATAGGAATGCAGTTTTAAATTCCTCCCATGTATGGATGTTCTTCCGCTCTGCTATCCACCAGCTTTTGGCTGGACCTTTCAGCACAGAAGACAGTGTGACTaatatttcattgtctggtgtggGTCTTAAATCCAGAAATTCCTTACATAGCTCTATGTAAGTCATGGGGTCTTTTATTTCACTGTCACCACCAAATTCAGGAAAATTCAGTTTAATGGGCAGCTTAGATGTTCTTACACCAGTAAAGCTAGGGGGGCTCTGAGTGTCATATTGAAACCTCACAGGTGATTGTCCTTCtgtctgattcacaggagacagTTTGGGCGTGCTGGTGAGTTTTAAGTGCCTCAGCTGAGCTTCCCACTGATGGTCACGTCTTTGTAAGCAGCGCACAACTGCATCCTCCAGTTTCGCGACAATATTAACAGCAAAAGTTTTCACGGTCTCAATTTTATTGTCAACCATTTGTCTCATTAAACCTTCTCTGTTAATGATACTGGTGTTTGATTCAGACACTTGCGTTTCTAGATCAGTCAAACGAATTTTCATTTCAAGTGCTCTTCTGAGTTCGTGTATTTCCACTTGGTGGACAGACGCATGAGACACGGTAACATTCGTTTCATCTTCACCGTCATCGTTAATCTCTTCCTCCTCATTATAATCATCACCCTCCCCACCTTCAACATTACAGCTTGTAGTTCTGCTCTTGTCCTCACCAAGATACAGGCTACCAAGGGATTCAGTGAGATGATCTACCCGTTCTCTAAAGGTAATGTGAGGGTGCGCTAGATGTGCCATTTCAGCATCAATGGATATTGACGGCCTGTCTAACCCTCTCTGTTCAGATGACTCACGTAAAGACTCTAAAGCCACCTCAGCAAGCTGCTCTGCCATATATGATGAAGGACAGAAAAGGAAGACTATTAGTAGGCGAAAGGTGAAAAATTAAAGTTAGAAAGAAAGCGCGTTCAAGTTCTCACTGGGGCCTCCACTGTAACGAACTCAATACGAGCCGttaacaaatctcatctcattatctctagccgctttatccttctacagggtcgcaggcaagctggagcctatcccagctgactacgggcgaaaggcggggtacaccctggacaagtcgccaggtcatcacagggctgacacatagacacagacaaccattcacacctacggtcaatttagagtcaccagataacctaatctgcatgtctttggactgtgggggaaaccggggcacccggaggaaacccacgcggacacggggagaacatgcaaactccacacagaaaggccctcgccggccccggggctcaaacccaggaccttcttgctgtgaggcgacagcgctaaccactacaccaccgtgccgcccccgttaacaaatcttataacttaatgcatgaaacgcgcttacaacatATTTCCAATGTGAATATTTCCAATGTGAATATTTTATTGTATGATGGTGTTATACTGCTTACGCAGtggttggactaaagactctgcccttcagggcagagtctttagtccaaccaCTGCGTAAGCAGTATAACAAAAACCGCGCACcgtccgtgcgctttccaaaaacaaaacaatcctcgccagcaaaaaaaaataggaaacaaaaaaggagcgatctcacctcttcagatgtgggtttaagtccgtcTGTaccttcctcaaaaagggcgaagaagaaaaaaaataatcctTAAGCGTGTAGCAGTCAATCTATTTCGAAGCATTGAAGAATACTGAAGGATGTCAGAATGTACGTgcgccggcttccatctaccttcATTCATTCCTCCTTCCGCtccccattcaaaaaacgagcacgtgatttaaagggtctaaggccataggacagggagcgaggaggtgtgtgcgtgtgtcagtgacagggtgagtgacagagaagaaccctatagacttcctaggctcacgctcgccctgaatttctcttaaagtgaggcTTTCTATGTCTtactttacatagacgttttaatacgaAATATAAAGTGTCTTAgacatagatactattttacgctactgataaataaaactttacgtggctgatgctacaaatttagagtcaccagttaacctaacctgcatgtctttggactgtgggggaaaccggagcacccccacacggacagaacatgcaaactccgtacagaaaggccctcgccggccacggggctcgaacctggaccttcttgccgtgaggcgacagcgctaaccactacaccaccatgccaccctgcctGGGGTTTGTTTTCTCATAAATCATTTGAATCCTACAGTCTGTTTTTTTACACATTATGATTGTGGAAGTTTGTCGTTACGAATCAAATCTGAATAAAGCTGGTTTACAATTCACACTGAGATTTACTGCAGAATTGAATCTGATCAATAAGATGGATGAAGTTCAGCTGCTGATGTCTGTGTAGATAAAACCTAACACCACTGTGTTTCTTCTTCACACTTCATCACACACAGTCTTTTTTTATTTAGAGGGAACATCTCAGGGTTATTCtgttagaaaataaaataaaaatgaaaggtgtgtgtgtatttctgccTCTCATGAAGTTGAATTACAGTCTGAGCCACACTCAGTTGGGGGGGTGGGGCTTTGTGTCTCTGAGCTGCGCATGTGCAAATTGGTGAGTCTTGGTGAACTCCCATGTGTTCTATTTTCCCAGAGCAGCTCATTTCCCTGCTTCCACTGTTTTTAGTCTGTAAGTCATTTTAACAATTACTGCTGAATGTCTAACAAACTTCTTATGCAGCTCGCACCAGCAAGGGAGAAGTCTTTATAATAACTACATTAACAGGatttaaacacgcacacacactgaatgaatgaatgaaaagtacAAACAGGAATCAGATGTTCCTGATGTTAAACCTGAATATTTATGGTGTTGAATTTTGCAGCCTGAATCTGACTGGTTGAATCTGACACTGAAATTAGCGACCTGAATCCAGATTTCTGAAGATCTGAAAACTCAATTATTCTGTCTGAATTCGTGAACGCTGAAAAAATATTTGAATACAGATGcttgatttttaaaaatctgaattTTAAAACATGAATCTCTGACCACTGAAAAAAGACAACGTGAATTTCAAggatgttaattaaaaaaaaatacagattttgCTTTCAGCTGTATTTATTTCAATATTATGAATGTAATGGTCTTTAaatttcaaaattaaaaattcaATGGCTTTTAAaattccttgttttttgtctatTTTTTACTCCCATGAAACTGCTCCTATaatcagaggaaagtgctatctaccctcttccacatacaggaGCTTACAGACATGTGATTGGctcgtgtcactgtgattgacgggGGAGAGAGTTtgccctcccacccagagagcacagCTAATTTAGCTTTCTTGGCTCCTGGTCATGGATGGCGGTGCTGTTGCTGGTATTCAAACTTGTGACAAAAGGGGAAACATTTTTCTGTTGTGTCACTCATCAATTAATAAACTgcaaatgtactgtatgtgtaatTACCACAAACAAACATTTTGACACCATTCCCTAAACTGGGGAAGGGACAGATTCTTTAAAGCTCAGTTATAATGGAAGGGCAGTTACTGAATTCCAGCAATAACATTTATCAGAAGGCTTTCTTTATGAATTCTTATCAAAGGTATTTGTAAACTAATCTCTAAAACATTAAATCCTCTATAAGTATCAACAATCTCTTTGGTTTTATCAGAGTCTCTTCTCCTTTAAGTGCAATCTGTCAATCCTTCATCATTAGTACAGTGAGTGGTCACGTGATCATAAACTGGCAGCTGGTGTCTCGGTGACTTTTTTGCGTCCTTTCCCTGCTATTGGATGATCTCTCTCCTCCCACAGAGTGACTCCGTCACAGGCGCAGATCTGCTTGGGGTTCTGAAAGAGTCCTGCAGAACGTGCAATGATTCCACACGCCAGCCTGGGATACGGAGGGGTTGTAATTAAACAGCAGGTTGTACATGGTGACAAAAAAGATGCAAACGTACGTGTGAGTACATGTGTGAAAATATTTTAGAAATAGAAATATTTTATCTGAATAAGCTTGAAATTACAAAAATTCTTGTCATCTTCTAAGAGGAAATGGGAGATCATTTGgattatattcaagatattttatcTTGCCAAGATGCCATTTTTTGGCCGTGTAGAACTGCCAAAAAATTATTCAAGAAATTATTCAGAGCTGACCTGTAAAAGTGTGTCTCATACTGATTAACGTGAAATTATTCATCACCTCTTGCCCGAGTTTCCTGTTTGTCTGGACAGAGGGTGATTTCCTCTTCCCAGATCATCTTCTCCTGAATCCACCACCAGTGATCGACCAATCACATCCCACACCTGTCCACAGAGACACACGGTGAGGGACAGGGCTATGAGACAGAGACAAAACTGCTGGAAAATATCTTCAGTCAGGATTTAATTCCACACACTTCACTCTTTCAGCTAATGTCTTTTGTTTCTTTTAACCAAAGTGACTTACATTTGACCCTATGAGCAGGTGAGGGTTAAGAGTCTTGCTCAAGGACCCCACAGAGGCAGGTTGGTAATAATATGGTAACATTCATCTGGAATCATTTTTATGTTGTTTCTTCTGAGCGCTTTTTCCAGCTCCTTGTTTTATGAACCCTTTGGCATTGTTTTTACTGTTGAAGGTGTTATACAAGTACATGTTGAACTGATTATCTTTATTCCCCGTGCAGACCTGTACTGTGTCTGTGGAAGAGCACAGGGTTACCTTCAGCTGTGAGTCCTCCAGTCTGAACGTGGCTCTGCCGTCTGCTCCCACCTGCACGTTTCCCAAATCACCAACATGctgcaccacacacacatacctccaTTCATTACTGCATCTGTTCCTCTCTCACGTTATGCCTCACTTATAACCCGATTCCTACCTGATGGAAACCTTAACAAAGACTAATAGTGCTCCTGAACATGTGACTTTAAATCATTACAATCATCTACTGAGAAGAAAAAATGTCATATTTTATGCCATGGAATCTTTTTAAaacaatttgaaataaaatgaatcaAATAATTTTGTTCAGCATTAACTAAATGAACTGATTAATGAGTCTGAATATCCTGTAGGTGTCACATTATGCTCTAATATGATATCGCTATTTCACTGAGCAAAACATACCCTCTCTGTGTCCTGTGGGCCTCCGTGCTGCTTCCCAAAAGGGTTGTAGTGCTCAccgcaactgtgtgtgtgtgtgtgtgtgtgtgagagagagagagagcgaagagACAGGATGAGAGGTGAATTTGATTATCCTGATATGGAGATACAATACAAAATGTGAAgctattaaggccaatttatgctgacaacccagtcctcacagatggcgttgcagatggcgtctgcgaagccccccccccttcgcagacgctctgcgcgcacttcccaaaaattgtgaccaccgcagacagcctcacagacagcatcgcagacaagagggctctgattggtccactctacatccgctgtacacgcacttccgcttccctactttcccggtttggtttgttttcacgaccgccatttttaaaaacacgagcgaagatggagcagcacgaagagcggttgatcgaggaagtatgtacatctatacgactccagttctagtcattatcagTAACCGGAGGAGAAACACTCCACTaatcacacccaccaactactcctagcgattttgcgacttcgcgcccccttgcgttgtggtggtgaataacatcgcgcacgcctattactccccgctcaacaataaattacaactgtctgcgaaaagctatctgcgaaagccttgtcgcaacagcatgcagaggcccttacagaCATTTGAGAAATCGTTCTAATAGACAAAGTCtgatagatataaatataaataaaataaattatacacACATAATGCATGATGACAGCAAGTAATGCTAAAGGTCTTCAAGCTCCAATCTACAGTTACTTTATGTGTGTTTCAGTATGGAATAAACACTTCATATCTGTCAGTTCGTTTAACTTACTACTAACCAGAGTCAGATATAACACGCCGCTTCTCACATTCACATTTTTATCtggaaggtgaaaggtcagaggtCACCGTACCTCATGCAGTCACGTGTGAGGTCTCCAAGTTCATGCACATGAAGGCCGTGAGCTCCGGGCTCTAAACCGTCAATCGTACCGTCAATCAAACAACGATCCTCGGATAGCTGCAGGAACCGGACCACGCCCTGCACTGGCCCCACCCCACTCAGCATAGCCACGGCCGCGCCCagatctgaaacacacacacacagattaggaTTGAACCAACATTAGTGAAAGTTAAGATCTTGATTTCGTCAGGATTTCTGAAGAACTTCACTATATTCATTTGTTCTGCACGACTCTTCACAAATCTAAATGAACTCCTGCTACTCTGAGGCTTCAGCTCCATTATGAGCTGGTGTTTGTGGTTCATAAGAGATGAGAGCTCAACCTGGTTCTGATCCCCCAATCCCCTTCAGTACAGCTCTCCTGCCCGTGCTCTCAATCAGACCCTGAACCTCTCGAGTGGAAAGCGACGTCTCAACCAAAACCTCCTCCCGAGCCAAGTCCACCTGCACCGACTGCACACCTGCAAAAATAGATAAAACcctttttacaaccccaattccaacaaagttgggatgctgtgtaaactgtaaatgaaaacagaatgcgataatttgcaagtcatggaaaccctatatttcatagaaaatagtacaaagacaacataaatgttgaaattgagaaatttttttgttttttgaaaaatatatgctcatttttaatttgatgtcagcaacatatttcagaaaagttgggacaagggcatgtttcCCATCTGTAAACGTTCAgaaactgaagagaccaattgctgtagttttgaaagagaaatgttgtcccattcttgcctgatatacaatttcagttgctcaagagttcagggtctcctttgtcatattttgtgtttcataatgtgccaaatgttttaaatgggagacaggtctggactgcaggcaggccagtttagcacctggactcttttactatggagccatgcagttttaatatgtgcagaaagcagtttggcattgttttgctgaaagaaggaaggccttcccaaaaaaagcaactctgaaatttggtctggatggcagcatattgctctgaaatgtgtatatatcattcagcgttaatgatgccttcctagatgtacaagttacccatgtcatgtgcactaatgcaccctcatacagtcacagatgctggcttttgaactgtgcactgatgataagccAGCTGGTCCCTCTCCTCATTAgcttggaggacgtggtgtccatgatttctaaaaagaatttctacttttgattcgtcagacctcaggataattttccacttcgcctcagtccatcgtaaaagagctcaggcccagagaaggggatggtgtttctggatattgtttatatctggttttaacttgcatttgtggatgcagtaattaactgttttcacagacagtggttttctgaagtgttcctgagcccatacagtgatttccattacagacacatgtctgcttttaatgcagtgtcgcctgagggtctgaagatcacaggcatccaatttccagggatgtgagtgacaaatttaaaaaaaagaggaaaatttttAGGCTCAACAGACGATCCCGAAGGGGTCGTCACGACAACGAAGTTGTCGTGGGGAGGGTATGGGAGGGTGCGCCCTCCCATTGGTGGGGGTCTGGGGGGTCTCCCCCACGAAAATTTTTGTAAAAAGGACTTAAAATGGTGACATTTTAAgcacataaaatgtaaaatttctaaCATAATACACCTGCAGAAAGTCAAGTTTCAAGCTGGTGTTAGGTTTGGATGTATGCTCCACCAAAAAAATTTGGAATATTTTCAGACAATTTCATTAAAGTTCCTGCATTTGTGCAGTTAAATCCATCATATTTAAGTCTTTACAATTTTCTAACAGTAACTGGGTAGGACgggcttattttatttttattttattttgttttatttttctgctatgtgggggataaaacacgaaaaattggaatggttggagcagactctggtttcagaggcatgacgctaaattaccagtgtaaaaaaaaaaatgtttatggtgggtcaattttttttggttcgggctgtaatgattatgaggaacaagaatataattttatgtggccttacataactagcaataaaatttaaaccctgccaccagttcatagtacatgtacttactctcttcaatcagacctaacacctgaaaaattaatggctaaataaaattccacactttctgtgaagtttatacttgcaatataatttcagattaaacctaatcattgttcaaatgtatctgtaaatattaaatgtgctagtgataaattagattggaattatcacattattttcagagaactaaaaatttcattcaaaaagtaacagtgaaggtaatgtttttaatacgtaggataaaacattattattattattattattattattattattgatgcctACCTGGCAATGCATAGTTAGTCTTC contains the following coding sequences:
- the LOC132899406 gene encoding copper chaperone for superoxide dismutase-like; its protein translation is METNRVARLEFAVQMSCESCIRAVKDALEKQPGVQSVQVDLAREEVLVETSLSTREVQGLIESTGRRAVLKGIGGSEPDLGAAVAMLSGVGPVQGVVRFLQLSEDRCLIDGTIDGLEPGAHGLHVHELGDLTRDCMSCGEHYNPFGKQHGGPQDTERHVGDLGNVQVGADGRATFRLEDSQLKVWDVIGRSLVVDSGEDDLGRGNHPLSRQTGNSGKRLACGIIARSAGLFQNPKQICACDGVTLWEERDHPIAGKGRKKVTETPAASL